In Synechococcus sp. RS9909, one genomic interval encodes:
- the ffh gene encoding signal recognition particle protein — protein MFDELSARFEDAVKGLRGQDKISETNVEGALKEVRRALLEADVSLPVVKDFVAEVRQKAVGADVVRGISPDQKFIQVVHDQLVEVMGGGNAPLARAEQAPTVVLMAGLQGAGKTTATAKLGLYLKDQGRRALMVGADVYRPAAIDQLRTLGEQIGVEVFSLGAEAKPEDIASAGLAKARQEGFDTLLVDTAGRLQIDQSMMDEMVRIRSAVQPDEVLLVVDSMIGQEAAELTRAFHEQVGITGAVLTKLDGDSRGGAALSIRKVSGQPIKFIGTGEKVEALQPFHPERMASRILGMGDVLTLVEKAQKEVELADVEKMQKKLQEASFDFSDFLQQMRLIKRMGSLGGLMKMIPGMNKLDDGMLKQGEQQLKKIEAMIGSMTVAERQQPELLAAQPSRRRRIASGSGHSPADVDKVLADFQKMRGFMQQMTRGGGMPGMPGMGGGFPGMGGFPGMGGPGGGMPGMGGMGARGGRGGPPRRQRPAKKKKGFGEL, from the coding sequence ATGTTCGATGAGCTGTCAGCCCGCTTTGAAGATGCGGTCAAGGGGCTGAGGGGCCAGGACAAGATCTCCGAAACCAACGTGGAGGGTGCCCTTAAAGAGGTGCGCCGTGCCCTCCTGGAGGCGGACGTGAGCCTGCCGGTGGTGAAGGACTTCGTCGCTGAGGTGCGTCAGAAGGCCGTGGGCGCCGACGTGGTGCGCGGCATCAGCCCGGATCAGAAGTTCATCCAGGTGGTGCACGATCAGCTGGTGGAGGTGATGGGGGGCGGCAATGCGCCGCTCGCCCGGGCGGAGCAGGCGCCCACCGTGGTGCTGATGGCGGGCCTGCAGGGCGCTGGTAAAACCACGGCCACCGCCAAGCTGGGCCTCTACCTCAAGGATCAGGGCCGCCGGGCCTTGATGGTCGGTGCTGATGTGTATCGCCCCGCTGCCATCGATCAGCTCAGAACCCTCGGGGAGCAGATCGGGGTGGAGGTGTTCAGCCTCGGCGCGGAGGCGAAGCCGGAAGACATCGCCAGTGCCGGTCTGGCCAAGGCCAGGCAGGAGGGGTTCGACACCCTGTTGGTCGACACTGCCGGCCGCCTCCAGATCGACCAGTCGATGATGGACGAGATGGTGCGGATCCGTTCCGCCGTGCAGCCCGATGAGGTGCTGCTGGTGGTGGATTCGATGATCGGCCAGGAGGCGGCTGAGCTCACGCGGGCCTTCCATGAGCAGGTGGGGATCACCGGTGCGGTGCTCACCAAACTCGATGGCGATTCCCGTGGCGGCGCCGCCCTGTCGATCCGCAAGGTGAGTGGTCAGCCGATCAAGTTCATCGGCACCGGCGAGAAAGTGGAAGCGCTGCAGCCCTTCCATCCGGAACGGATGGCCAGCCGGATTCTGGGCATGGGGGATGTGCTCACCCTTGTGGAGAAAGCCCAGAAGGAGGTGGAGCTGGCCGATGTGGAGAAGATGCAGAAGAAGTTGCAGGAGGCGTCGTTTGACTTCTCCGACTTCCTGCAGCAGATGCGTCTGATCAAACGCATGGGCTCCCTCGGTGGCCTGATGAAGATGATCCCGGGCATGAACAAGCTCGATGACGGCATGCTCAAACAGGGTGAGCAGCAGTTGAAGAAGATCGAGGCGATGATCGGCTCGATGACCGTCGCCGAACGTCAGCAGCCGGAATTGCTCGCAGCCCAACCCTCGCGTCGGCGCCGGATCGCCTCCGGCAGCGGCCATTCCCCCGCCGACGTGGACAAGGTGCTGGCTGACTTCCAGAAAATGCGCGGCTTCATGCAGCAGATGACCCGAGGTGGTGGCATGCCGGGCATGCCTGGGATGGGGGGAGGATTCCCTGGTATGGGGGGATTTCCAGGGATGGGTGGCCCCGGCGGCGGCATGCCTGGCATGGGGGGCATGGGAGCCCGTGGCGGTCGTGGTGGTCCGCCCCGCCGTCAGCGCCCGGCCAAGAAGAAAAAAGGCTTCGGAGAGCTCTGA
- the rpsP gene encoding 30S ribosomal protein S16, which translates to MIKLRLKRFGKKREASFRLVACNSTSRRDGRPLQELGFYNPRTKETRLDTEGLRARLSQGAQPTDAVRSLLEKGGLIEAKVRPAEIVGKAKQAAAREAAAKQAAKEAAEAKAAAEAEAKAAAEEAATGAAEGGESGEA; encoded by the coding sequence ATGATCAAGCTCCGCCTGAAGCGGTTCGGTAAGAAGCGGGAAGCGAGCTTCCGCCTTGTGGCCTGCAACAGCACGTCACGCCGTGACGGACGTCCTCTCCAGGAGCTCGGGTTTTACAACCCCCGCACCAAGGAGACCCGTCTGGACACGGAGGGGCTGCGTGCCCGCCTCAGTCAGGGAGCCCAGCCCACCGATGCGGTGCGCTCCTTGCTGGAAAAAGGTGGTTTGATCGAGGCCAAGGTGCGCCCGGCTGAGATCGTCGGCAAGGCCAAGCAAGCGGCAGCCCGTGAAGCGGCAGCCAAGCAGGCCGCCAAGGAAGCGGCTGAAGCCAAGGCGGCAGCTGAAGCCGAAGCCAAAGCCGCCGCTGAGGAGGCGGCCACCGGCGCTGCCGAAGGCGGCGAGAGCGGCGAGGCCTGA
- a CDS encoding PhoH family protein — translation MSEAAASGRFVVDLPHPEAALALSGPSDQTLRQLEALTGVSLVMRGLQLDITGRPSQLERAAAVVELLRSFWQEGDAISTVDLQTALQALDTNRRQDHQAMGQQVLARSQRGQLLRPRTLRQKTYVEAMERHDLTFALGPAGTGKTFLATVLAVRMLSERKVERLILTRPAVEAGERLGFLPGDLQQKVDPYLRPLYDALHALMGAEKTAALLEKGVIEVAPLAYMRGRTLAESFVILDEAQNTTPAQMRMVLTRLGERSRMVVTGDITQVDLPPGQLSGLVEAAEVLDGVEGVAVCRLTAADVVRHPLVQRVVEAYARRDKGRARRG, via the coding sequence ATGTCCGAAGCTGCCGCATCGGGACGCTTCGTTGTTGATCTACCCCATCCCGAGGCGGCGCTGGCCCTGTCAGGCCCCTCGGATCAGACCCTGCGTCAGCTGGAGGCCCTCACCGGTGTCTCCCTGGTGATGCGGGGTCTTCAATTAGATATCACCGGACGGCCCAGTCAGCTCGAACGCGCTGCAGCTGTGGTGGAGCTGTTGCGGTCGTTCTGGCAAGAGGGAGACGCGATCTCGACGGTGGATCTGCAGACGGCGCTTCAGGCCCTCGATACGAATCGCCGTCAGGACCATCAGGCCATGGGGCAGCAGGTGCTGGCGCGCTCCCAACGGGGGCAGCTGCTGCGGCCGCGCACCCTGCGCCAGAAGACCTATGTCGAGGCGATGGAGCGCCACGATCTCACCTTTGCGCTTGGCCCTGCCGGCACCGGCAAGACCTTCCTGGCCACGGTGTTGGCGGTGCGGATGCTCAGTGAACGCAAGGTGGAGCGACTGATCCTCACCCGTCCGGCGGTGGAGGCCGGTGAGCGGCTCGGCTTTCTTCCCGGGGATCTGCAGCAGAAGGTGGACCCCTACCTGCGCCCTCTCTATGACGCTTTGCATGCCTTGATGGGGGCGGAGAAAACGGCGGCTCTGCTCGAGAAAGGCGTGATCGAAGTGGCGCCTCTGGCTTACATGCGCGGCCGCACCCTGGCGGAATCCTTTGTGATTCTCGATGAGGCGCAGAACACCACCCCTGCCCAGATGCGCATGGTGCTCACCCGTCTGGGCGAGCGCTCCCGCATGGTCGTGACCGGCGATATCACCCAGGTGGATCTGCCTCCAGGGCAGTTGAGCGGCCTGGTGGAGGCGGCTGAGGTGCTGGATGGCGTTGAAGGCGTGGCGGTGTGTCGCCTCACCGCTGCCGATGTGGTGCGCCATCCCTTGGTGCAGCGGGTGGTGGAGGCCTACGCCCGTCGTGACAAAGGCCGCGCCCGGCGCGGATGA
- a CDS encoding Bax inhibitor-1 family protein, translating to MPASSNFQEAIREAQSSALVGPNVVNKALPYVGGGMVLTAGGVLGGMATMASIGFQAFNTISLIAIIPWFILFFVAQNAANKANNGTALPLMATFSLLTGFTLTGLVVQAIAVAGAASIGIAALATGITFAVASVAGRRMSDSVGQALSAVVGLGLIGLLIAMVGLFIAGFFVPGIFAATNLAIAGFGTVLFVGMAFVDFYTMPRTYRDDQYLAGALGMYLTYINLFIFILRLIIALQGGGRRD from the coding sequence ATGCCAGCCAGCAGCAATTTCCAGGAAGCGATCCGCGAGGCCCAGTCGAGTGCCCTCGTCGGCCCCAATGTGGTGAACAAGGCCTTGCCCTACGTGGGGGGCGGCATGGTGCTCACAGCCGGAGGCGTGCTGGGCGGGATGGCCACCATGGCCTCGATCGGTTTCCAGGCGTTCAACACGATCTCTCTGATCGCGATCATCCCCTGGTTCATCCTCTTCTTCGTGGCTCAAAACGCCGCGAACAAGGCCAACAACGGCACGGCCCTGCCGCTGATGGCCACCTTCAGTCTGCTCACCGGATTCACCCTCACCGGCCTGGTGGTCCAGGCGATCGCCGTTGCCGGTGCCGCTTCGATCGGCATCGCCGCTCTGGCCACCGGCATCACCTTCGCGGTGGCTTCAGTGGCCGGTCGTCGGATGAGCGACAGCGTGGGTCAGGCCCTCAGCGCCGTGGTCGGCCTCGGTCTGATCGGTCTGCTGATCGCCATGGTGGGCCTTTTCATCGCCGGCTTCTTCGTGCCCGGCATCTTTGCGGCCACCAACCTGGCCATCGCCGGCTTCGGCACGGTGTTGTTCGTCGGTATGGCCTTTGTCGACTTCTACACCATGCCCCGCACGTACCGGGATGACCAATACCTGGCTGGTGCTCTGGGGATGTATCTCACTTACATCAACCTGTTCATCTTCATCCTGCGCTTGATCATCGCCCTGCAAGGCGGCGGTCGCCGCGACTGA
- a CDS encoding sugar porter family MFS transporter, with translation MAPSLQRREADQRIQFILRLAIAAALGGFLFGYDTAVINGAVSSIQATFNASAMGLGLAVSSALLGSAAGALGAGWLADRIGRRRSMWLAAVLFIASAVGSALAPTLRDLVIWRVIGGVAVGFASVLAPAYIAEISPANLRGRTGSLQQLAIVVGIFIALLFDYVIVLATVDQEPLSSVGPLPAWRWMLMSELIPALLYGGMVLRIPESPRYLVQIGCIEHAREVILKTLGEPTQEVIDRIQASLGHRNGGQIQDLFSKRSLLLPVVWTGVLLAIFQQFVGINVIFYYSSSLWKAVGFSTTDSLSITVVTSITNVVTTFLAIATIDRLGRRPLLLAGSVVITISLGLMSWTFAGAPIVNGEPQLTGAASLVALISANVFVFAFGFSWGPVMWVLLGEMFSNRIRALALGLSATVNWLANFLISTTFPVLLQSSGPALAYGLYATAAAISFFFVLFMVRETKGRELEDMA, from the coding sequence ATGGCCCCCAGTCTTCAGCGCCGCGAAGCCGATCAGCGGATCCAATTCATCCTGCGGCTTGCGATTGCGGCGGCCTTGGGCGGCTTCCTCTTCGGGTATGACACGGCGGTCATCAATGGGGCCGTGTCCTCGATTCAGGCCACATTCAACGCCTCGGCGATGGGGCTCGGTCTGGCGGTGTCGTCAGCCTTGCTCGGTTCAGCCGCTGGTGCTCTCGGAGCCGGCTGGCTGGCGGATCGCATCGGTCGCCGGCGCAGCATGTGGCTTGCGGCGGTGCTCTTCATCGCCAGTGCGGTCGGGTCCGCCCTGGCACCGACGCTGCGCGATCTGGTGATCTGGCGTGTGATCGGTGGTGTGGCCGTTGGTTTTGCCAGCGTTCTGGCGCCGGCTTACATCGCTGAGATTTCTCCGGCCAACTTGCGGGGGCGCACCGGTTCGCTGCAGCAGTTGGCAATTGTGGTGGGGATTTTTATCGCGCTTCTGTTTGATTACGTGATCGTGCTGGCCACGGTGGATCAGGAGCCGCTCTCCAGTGTGGGCCCGCTGCCCGCCTGGCGCTGGATGTTGATGTCTGAGCTGATCCCGGCGTTGTTGTACGGCGGCATGGTGCTGAGGATTCCCGAAAGCCCTCGCTATCTGGTTCAGATCGGTTGCATTGAGCATGCCCGCGAGGTGATTCTCAAGACTCTGGGTGAACCCACCCAGGAGGTGATTGATCGCATTCAGGCCAGCCTCGGCCATCGCAATGGTGGACAGATTCAGGATCTGTTCTCGAAGCGTTCCCTGCTTTTGCCCGTGGTGTGGACTGGCGTGCTGTTGGCGATCTTCCAGCAATTCGTTGGCATCAACGTGATCTTCTACTACTCCAGTTCTCTCTGGAAGGCGGTGGGATTCAGCACCACCGACAGCCTCAGCATCACGGTGGTGACGTCGATCACCAATGTGGTCACCACATTTTTGGCGATTGCCACGATTGACCGCCTCGGGCGGCGGCCCCTGCTGCTGGCTGGCTCCGTGGTGATCACGATCAGCCTGGGATTGATGAGCTGGACGTTTGCCGGCGCTCCGATTGTCAACGGCGAACCGCAGCTGACCGGCGCCGCCTCGTTGGTGGCCCTGATTTCGGCGAATGTGTTTGTGTTTGCCTTCGGTTTCTCCTGGGGGCCGGTGATGTGGGTGCTTTTGGGTGAGATGTTCAGCAATCGCATCCGCGCCCTGGCCCTGGGGCTCTCCGCCACCGTCAACTGGCTGGCTAATTTCCTCATTTCCACCACCTTCCCCGTGTTGCTCCAGTCATCGGGGCCTGCGCTCGCCTATGGCTTGTATGCCACAGCTGCAGCGATCTCCTTCTTCTTCGTGTTGTTCATGGTGCGGGAAACGAAGGGGCGTGAGCTGGAAGACATGGCCTGA
- a CDS encoding carbohydrate porin — protein MSKSQAPRPQRWASLLALILATGAPWPGSSPSLAEEVDASEPAKETINNTPQPWLQNWLDMPDWMAISLGYVNEINGNPSGGLQQTATYTHNISLNTSYSSGYTRPVDQWGEIDHWKLVANLSQRSGTSLSQKIPNALAVQQIFGYGQTFRLAGLWVERGQQESGLLTLKLGKIATFDDFASSPLYCYYTNNGFCGQIWGIPNSLPVAAYPANQYGAVVHVGDRKRGTLRYGLYQINPEGFEPGYHGADFQISSSNGLAQFLQLDIPFAPAGTIPLKWMADGRLQRVPEDEKDLDYVSGLPAPGLQLGGWLGRWDFPLLENSGRTASQNNGVYGLVAVPLTLGGLALDGRLWANLAYGFNPDVQTIPVNYAGGWVGKGVFRNRPNDALVIGFSHAGWSSDMPTPQVWESVIELGYQVAIGTNASIQPNLQYVFNPSGTGAVPDAFVLGVQMTLLF, from the coding sequence ATGTCAAAATCACAGGCACCTCGGCCCCAACGCTGGGCCTCTCTCCTGGCTCTGATCCTGGCGACTGGAGCGCCATGGCCTGGTTCATCGCCCAGCCTCGCCGAGGAGGTGGATGCATCAGAGCCAGCCAAGGAAACAATCAACAACACCCCCCAGCCCTGGCTGCAGAACTGGCTGGACATGCCCGATTGGATGGCGATCTCCCTGGGATACGTCAATGAAATCAACGGTAATCCATCCGGTGGTTTGCAGCAAACGGCCACCTACACCCACAACATCTCGCTCAACACGAGTTATTCTAGCGGCTATACGCGACCCGTTGATCAGTGGGGCGAAATTGATCACTGGAAACTGGTGGCCAATCTGTCGCAGCGTTCCGGCACCAGCCTGTCGCAGAAGATTCCCAATGCATTGGCCGTGCAGCAGATCTTTGGCTATGGCCAGACTTTTCGGCTGGCGGGCCTTTGGGTGGAGCGCGGTCAGCAAGAGAGCGGTTTGCTCACCCTCAAGTTGGGCAAGATTGCCACGTTTGATGATTTCGCCTCGTCGCCATTGTATTGCTATTACACCAACAATGGCTTCTGCGGTCAGATCTGGGGCATTCCCAATTCCTTGCCCGTCGCCGCCTATCCGGCCAACCAATATGGCGCTGTTGTGCATGTGGGTGATCGCAAGCGCGGCACGCTGCGCTATGGCCTTTATCAGATCAATCCGGAGGGATTTGAACCTGGATATCACGGTGCCGACTTTCAGATCAGCTCCTCCAATGGCCTGGCCCAGTTTTTGCAACTCGACATCCCCTTCGCACCGGCGGGCACGATTCCCCTGAAGTGGATGGCCGATGGCCGCTTGCAGCGCGTGCCGGAGGATGAGAAAGACCTCGATTATGTGTCCGGTCTGCCGGCTCCCGGTTTGCAGCTTGGTGGTTGGTTGGGGCGTTGGGATTTCCCTCTGTTGGAGAACAGTGGCCGCACCGCGTCTCAGAACAACGGGGTGTATGGCCTGGTGGCGGTGCCGCTGACGCTCGGGGGGCTGGCCTTGGATGGTCGTCTCTGGGCCAACCTGGCCTATGGCTTCAACCCTGATGTGCAGACCATTCCTGTGAACTATGCCGGTGGCTGGGTGGGGAAGGGTGTGTTTCGCAACCGTCCGAATGACGCGCTCGTGATCGGGTTTTCCCATGCCGGTTGGAGTTCGGACATGCCCACGCCACAGGTGTGGGAGTCGGTGATCGAATTGGGGTATCAGGTGGCGATCGGCACCAATGCTTCGATTCAGCCCAACCTCCAATACGTGTTCAATCCCAGTGGCACCGGTGCGGTGCCCGATGCCTTCGTGTTGGGGGTGCAGATGACGTTGTTGTTTTGA
- the era gene encoding GTPase Era, whose protein sequence is MDLTPGSQTPHRSGFVALIGRPNVGKSTLVNQLVGDKVAITSPVAQTTRNRLRAILTTPEAQLILVDTPGIHKPHHLLGERLVQSARSAIGEVDLVLLLLEGCEAPGRGDAFIIQLLQQQRLPVLVVLNKWDRVPAERRPEADLAYRELLETPDWPVHHCSALSGAGCPELVQAIAARLPEGPQLYPADMVSDQPERLLMAELIREQVLLQTREEIPHSVAVQIDRVDEMPSKGKGKSCTAVLATVLVERKSQKGILIGKGGAMLKTIGQGARLQMQTLIDGPVYLELFVKVVPDWRSKPARLAELGYGVE, encoded by the coding sequence ATGGATCTCACCCCCGGCTCCCAGACCCCTCATCGCTCTGGCTTCGTCGCCCTGATCGGACGCCCCAACGTGGGCAAATCCACCCTGGTGAATCAGCTGGTGGGAGACAAGGTGGCGATCACTTCGCCGGTGGCCCAGACCACGCGCAACCGTCTGCGCGCCATCCTCACCACCCCCGAGGCCCAGCTGATCCTGGTGGACACCCCAGGCATCCACAAGCCGCATCATCTCCTTGGCGAACGCCTGGTGCAAAGCGCCCGATCCGCCATCGGTGAAGTGGATCTGGTGCTGCTGCTCCTGGAGGGGTGTGAAGCCCCTGGTCGTGGCGATGCCTTCATCATCCAGTTGCTGCAACAGCAGCGCCTGCCGGTGCTGGTGGTGCTCAACAAATGGGACCGGGTGCCCGCAGAGCGCAGGCCGGAGGCCGATCTCGCCTATCGGGAGCTGCTGGAGACCCCCGACTGGCCCGTGCACCATTGCAGCGCCCTGAGTGGAGCCGGTTGCCCGGAGCTGGTGCAGGCGATTGCGGCTCGCTTGCCCGAGGGGCCCCAGCTCTATCCCGCCGACATGGTGAGCGATCAGCCGGAACGGTTGTTGATGGCCGAACTGATCCGCGAGCAGGTGCTGTTGCAGACCCGTGAGGAGATCCCCCACAGCGTGGCGGTGCAGATCGATCGGGTGGACGAGATGCCGTCGAAGGGAAAGGGCAAGTCCTGCACCGCCGTGCTCGCCACCGTGCTGGTGGAGCGCAAGAGCCAGAAGGGGATCCTGATCGGAAAAGGAGGAGCGATGCTGAAAACGATCGGCCAGGGTGCCCGTCTGCAGATGCAGACCCTGATCGATGGGCCGGTGTATCTGGAGTTGTTTGTGAAAGTGGTGCCCGACTGGCGCAGCAAACCGGCGCGCCTGGCCGAACTCGGCTATGGCGTGGAGTGA
- a CDS encoding phycobiliprotein lyase, with product MSDLPFPPADLGAFLQLCDGRWMSLRSLVQLDGSDDWHSSERGELVMQSAQEGADGGASLMVCAADGRQLAAMHFAPGGVLTLAASPTDQTGHWQLHGDGCLELTVPGADGASLRERIWFTKANLRLRSTTLVDQDGTPRRASFCSEIRRVTAPQG from the coding sequence ATGAGCGATCTCCCCTTCCCTCCTGCTGATCTCGGTGCGTTCCTGCAGCTCTGTGACGGCCGCTGGATGAGCCTGCGCAGCCTTGTTCAACTCGACGGCAGTGACGACTGGCACAGCAGTGAGCGGGGAGAACTGGTGATGCAGAGCGCGCAGGAGGGGGCGGATGGCGGCGCCAGTTTGATGGTGTGCGCTGCGGATGGGCGCCAGCTGGCTGCCATGCACTTTGCCCCAGGCGGTGTGTTGACGCTGGCGGCAAGCCCGACGGATCAAACCGGCCATTGGCAGCTGCATGGCGATGGCTGTCTGGAGCTGACTGTGCCCGGCGCAGATGGCGCCAGCCTGCGCGAGCGGATCTGGTTCACCAAGGCGAACTTGCGCCTGCGCAGCACCACCTTGGTGGATCAGGACGGCACACCGCGTCGGGCCAGTTTCTGCTCGGAGATCCGCCGGGTCACGGCCCCTCAGGGCTGA
- the trmD gene encoding tRNA (guanosine(37)-N1)-methyltransferase TrmD, with the protein MAGLRLDVVTLAPQAFAPLLELGVIGRAFAAGRAELHLHNPRDHATDRYRKVDDEPYGGGAGMVLKPEPVYAAAEAIPVCGRRRVLLMTPQGQPLRQADLQRWSEACDQLVLLCGHYEGFDERIRALADEEVSLGDFVLTGGELPAMTIINGVVRLLPGTVGTAHSLVEESHSDLLLEHPHYTRPADFRGMAVPEVLRSGDHGAIERWRQAQREQRTAERRPDLLTRWRQQQQQAQQ; encoded by the coding sequence ATGGCTGGGTTGCGCCTCGATGTGGTGACCCTGGCGCCTCAGGCGTTTGCGCCGTTGCTGGAGCTGGGGGTGATCGGTCGGGCCTTTGCCGCGGGGCGTGCGGAGTTGCACCTGCACAACCCGCGCGATCACGCCACGGATCGCTACCGCAAGGTCGACGATGAGCCCTACGGCGGCGGCGCCGGCATGGTGCTGAAGCCGGAGCCGGTGTATGCCGCTGCTGAGGCGATCCCGGTGTGTGGGCGGCGGCGTGTACTGCTGATGACACCCCAGGGTCAGCCCCTGCGGCAGGCCGACCTGCAGCGCTGGTCGGAGGCGTGCGATCAATTGGTTTTGCTCTGCGGCCACTACGAGGGGTTTGATGAGCGGATCCGCGCCCTAGCGGATGAGGAGGTGTCGCTGGGGGATTTTGTGCTCACGGGCGGTGAGCTGCCGGCGATGACGATCATCAACGGGGTGGTGCGCCTGCTGCCGGGCACGGTGGGGACGGCCCACTCCCTGGTGGAGGAGAGCCACAGCGATCTCCTGTTGGAGCATCCCCACTACACGCGGCCTGCTGATTTCCGGGGGATGGCCGTGCCCGAGGTGCTGCGCAGTGGGGACCACGGAGCGATCGAGCGCTGGCGGCAGGCCCAGCGCGAACAGCGCACGGCGGAGCGCAGACCCGATCTGCTCACCCGCTGGCGCCAGCAGCAACAGCAGGCGCAGCAGTAG
- the ispF gene encoding 2-C-methyl-D-erythritol 2,4-cyclodiphosphate synthase, whose translation MQLRIGNGYDMHRLVPGRPLILGGQKLEHPDGLGLDGHSDADVLVHAIMDALLGALSLGDIGQHFPPEDPRWRGADSLVLLEQVVALVRDRGWGVANVDSVVIAERPKLKPHIEAMRRAIAMRLGIAPEQVGVKATTNEKLGPEGREEGISAQAVALLQAL comes from the coding sequence ATGCAACTTCGGATCGGCAACGGCTACGACATGCACCGTCTGGTGCCGGGCCGGCCCCTGATCCTGGGGGGCCAGAAGCTGGAGCATCCCGATGGCCTGGGTCTCGATGGCCACAGCGATGCCGACGTGCTCGTGCACGCGATCATGGACGCCCTGCTCGGGGCGCTCTCTCTGGGCGATATCGGCCAACACTTCCCCCCGGAGGATCCCCGCTGGAGAGGGGCCGACAGCCTGGTGCTGCTGGAGCAGGTGGTGGCCTTGGTGCGGGATCGTGGTTGGGGGGTCGCCAATGTGGATTCGGTGGTGATTGCTGAGCGCCCCAAGCTCAAACCCCATATCGAGGCGATGCGCCGTGCCATCGCCATGCGCCTTGGCATCGCACCGGAGCAGGTGGGGGTGAAAGCCACCACTAACGAGAAGCTCGGCCCCGAGGGGCGGGAAGAGGGAATCTCCGCTCAGGCGGTCGCGCTGCTCCAGGCCCTGTGA
- a CDS encoding TIGR03792 family protein: protein MVLCSSPAQARFAAFAEPEGGDDVAVIEHLKLKVPEAARQAWLEAERGSWEPWLSRQQGFLGRDLLWNPETEEGTLLIRWHSREAWKAIPLQEVEAVQQRFEQLAREATGQRLGNPFPLLYAGELLPQ, encoded by the coding sequence ATGGTGCTGTGCAGCTCCCCTGCCCAGGCGCGGTTCGCCGCCTTCGCCGAACCGGAGGGTGGCGACGACGTTGCCGTGATCGAGCATCTCAAGCTGAAGGTGCCGGAGGCTGCACGGCAGGCCTGGTTGGAGGCGGAGCGGGGTAGCTGGGAACCCTGGCTGTCGCGTCAGCAGGGATTTCTGGGTCGGGATCTGCTCTGGAATCCTGAAACCGAAGAAGGCACGCTGCTGATCCGCTGGCACAGCCGAGAGGCCTGGAAGGCGATTCCGCTGCAGGAGGTAGAGGCTGTGCAACAGCGCTTTGAGCAGCTGGCCCGCGAGGCCACCGGCCAGCGTCTGGGCAATCCGTTTCCGCTCCTCTACGCAGGCGAACTGCTGCCCCAATGA
- the larB gene encoding nickel pincer cofactor biosynthesis protein LarB, translating into MTATAHLDWDRRRRIGISEAIWGEHKTAEQIAAILESFYNRGEPALVTRVDAAKAAAVAALLPGHALQWHDQARCLSSVPIALEAIDAAAPVTILSGGTSDLPVAKEAQLALAFQGIAASLMVDVGVAGLHRLLERLPLLRSAQVLIACAGMEGALPTVLAGLVPQPVIGVPVSVGYGVSTGGRAALDGMLASCAPGLTVVNIDNGYGAAMAALRILSSSVERVVADRSEK; encoded by the coding sequence ATGACGGCGACAGCGCATCTCGACTGGGACCGCCGCCGCCGCATCGGCATCAGCGAGGCGATCTGGGGGGAGCACAAGACGGCGGAGCAGATCGCGGCGATTCTGGAGTCGTTCTACAACCGCGGCGAACCTGCGCTGGTCACCCGCGTCGATGCTGCCAAAGCCGCTGCTGTGGCGGCGTTGCTGCCAGGGCATGCCCTGCAGTGGCATGACCAGGCCCGCTGCCTCAGCAGTGTTCCAATCGCGCTCGAAGCGATCGACGCAGCAGCGCCGGTCACCATCCTCAGCGGTGGCACCAGCGATCTTCCCGTGGCCAAGGAAGCGCAGCTGGCTCTGGCGTTCCAGGGCATCGCCGCCTCGTTGATGGTGGATGTGGGGGTGGCCGGCTTGCACCGTCTGCTCGAGCGGTTGCCACTGCTGCGCAGTGCGCAGGTGCTGATCGCCTGTGCCGGCATGGAGGGAGCTCTGCCCACCGTGCTCGCCGGACTCGTGCCGCAGCCGGTGATCGGTGTGCCGGTGTCGGTGGGGTATGGCGTCAGCACTGGAGGGCGCGCCGCGCTTGATGGCATGCTCGCCAGCTGTGCACCTGGCCTCACGGTGGTGAACATCGACAATGGCTACGGCGCAGCGATGGCTGCACTGCGGATCCTCAGCTCCTCAGTGGAGCGGGTCGTGGCCGATCGGAGTGAGAAGTGA